A window from Mycolicibacterium tokaiense encodes these proteins:
- a CDS encoding MFS transporter has product MTIADPPHAATDPNTVRTALLASLVGTTIEWYDFFLYATAASLVFNQAFFPDQSSYVGTMLSFATFAVGFVVRPIGGFVFGHIGDRIGRKRTLALTMFLMGGATALMGVLPTAAQIGVLAPILLLLLRVVQGFALGGEWAGAVLLAVEHSTPRKRGFSGSVPQVGLALGLALGTGVFAFLQVAMPEEAFLSYGWRIAFLVSVVLVIFGVVVRLKADETPAFEKIRSEEGRSEVPIKEIFRPPVLRTTVLGMLSRWGEGAAFNTWGVFAISYATATLHFDKVPVLVVVTVSALLMAVLLPVSGMLVDRYGAKPIYGIGITAYGVAVFPVFALFNTASLVAYAIGMVLVFGVIHALFYGAQGTLYASLFDTRVRYTGLSTVYQLSGVYASGLTPLILTALIAATGGSPWLACTYLVGTAVISVVATRLLKPRALSEL; this is encoded by the coding sequence GTGACCATCGCCGACCCGCCGCACGCCGCCACCGACCCCAACACGGTGCGCACCGCGCTGCTGGCCAGTCTGGTCGGCACCACCATCGAGTGGTACGACTTCTTCCTCTACGCCACCGCCGCGAGCCTGGTGTTCAATCAGGCGTTCTTCCCCGACCAGAGCTCATACGTCGGGACCATGCTGTCCTTCGCGACGTTCGCGGTGGGCTTCGTGGTGCGGCCCATCGGCGGTTTCGTGTTCGGGCACATCGGCGACCGGATCGGCCGCAAGCGCACGCTGGCGCTGACGATGTTCCTGATGGGCGGGGCGACGGCGTTGATGGGCGTGCTGCCGACCGCCGCCCAGATCGGTGTGCTGGCCCCGATACTGCTGCTCCTGCTGCGCGTGGTGCAGGGCTTCGCCCTCGGCGGCGAGTGGGCCGGGGCGGTGCTGCTGGCCGTCGAGCACAGCACCCCGCGCAAGCGCGGCTTCTCCGGCAGCGTGCCGCAGGTGGGTCTGGCGCTGGGCCTGGCACTGGGCACCGGGGTGTTCGCGTTCCTCCAGGTGGCCATGCCCGAGGAGGCGTTCCTGAGCTACGGCTGGCGGATCGCCTTCCTGGTCAGCGTCGTGCTGGTGATCTTCGGCGTGGTGGTGCGCCTGAAGGCCGACGAGACCCCGGCCTTCGAGAAGATCCGCAGCGAGGAGGGCCGCTCCGAGGTCCCCATCAAGGAGATCTTCCGCCCGCCGGTGCTGCGCACCACGGTGCTGGGCATGCTGTCGCGGTGGGGCGAGGGCGCGGCGTTCAACACCTGGGGCGTATTCGCCATCTCCTACGCCACCGCGACTCTGCACTTCGACAAGGTGCCGGTGCTGGTGGTGGTGACGGTCTCGGCCCTGCTGATGGCCGTGCTGTTACCGGTGTCGGGCATGCTGGTGGACCGCTACGGCGCCAAACCGATCTACGGCATCGGGATCACCGCCTACGGCGTGGCGGTGTTTCCGGTGTTCGCGCTGTTCAACACCGCAAGCTTGGTGGCCTACGCCATCGGCATGGTGCTGGTGTTCGGCGTCATCCACGCGCTGTTCTACGGGGCGCAGGGCACGCTGTACGCGTCGTTGTTCGACACGCGGGTCCGCTACACCGGCCTGTCGACGGTGTACCAGCTGTCCGGTGTGTACGCCTCGGGCCTGACGCCGCTGATCCTCACCGCCCTGATCGCCGCGACCGGCGGGAGCCCCTGGCTGGCCTGCACCTACCTGGTGGGGACCGCGGTGATCAGCGTCGTGGCGACGCGGCTGCTCAAACCGCGGGCGCTGTCGGAGCTGTAG
- a CDS encoding helix-turn-helix domain-containing protein, which yields MSALDEQALAARTGAAIRAVREKSGLSMREVAGRAGISQPFLSQIERGQSMPSMITVYRLAETLAVTPGDLLPTSTAAKVTVVRSTEGRMLPVADRADAALGRVLMLSADDRLQIIEYRIERDQYIGEWFQTPGLLALYMMSGELDVVVEGAGTYRVGAGDLISHPSPLRHRWLLVDNQPADALLVIAE from the coding sequence ATGAGCGCCTTGGATGAACAGGCTCTGGCGGCCCGCACCGGCGCGGCGATCCGTGCGGTGCGCGAGAAGTCAGGCTTATCGATGCGGGAAGTCGCGGGCCGGGCCGGCATCAGTCAGCCGTTCCTCAGCCAGATCGAGCGCGGGCAGAGCATGCCGTCGATGATCACTGTGTACCGGCTGGCGGAGACCCTGGCTGTCACACCCGGTGATCTACTGCCGACGAGCACCGCCGCCAAGGTGACGGTGGTGCGCAGCACCGAGGGCAGGATGCTGCCGGTGGCGGACCGGGCCGACGCGGCGCTGGGCCGTGTGCTGATGCTCAGCGCGGATGACCGGCTGCAGATCATCGAGTACCGGATCGAACGCGACCAGTACATCGGCGAGTGGTTCCAGACGCCGGGGCTGTTGGCGCTGTACATGATGTCCGGTGAACTCGACGTCGTGGTGGAGGGGGCGGGCACCTATCGAGTCGGGGCCGGTGACCTCATCAGCCATCCCTCGCCACTGCGGCACCGGTGGCTGTTGGTGGACAACCAACCTGCTGATGCACTGCTGGTGATCGCGGAGTAG
- a CDS encoding glutamate--cysteine ligase yields MGEEVTQTEFSGAHRQQYRRKVQLCLDVFEDMLAAASFDFDRPLTGMEIECNLVDNEYQPAMRNADVLASIADPAFQTELGAYNIEFNVPPRPLPGRSALELEKDVRASLNAAEGKANSSGSHIVMIGILPTLMPEHLSQDWMSESTRYQALNDSIFTARGEDIMIDIAGPEPLSVQSPSIAPESACTSMQLHLQVSPGEFADNWNAAQVLAGPQLAVGANSPFFYGHQLWAETRIELFAQATDTRPDELKTQGVRPRVWFGERWITSIFDLFEENVRYFPSLLPELSDEDPVAELAAGRTPSLSELRLHNGTVYRWNRPVYDVVQGRPHLRVENRVLPAGPTVVDMLANSAFYYGLLRTLSEEDRPVWTQLSFAAAEANFLSAARAGMQARLYWPGEGQVTPDELILRRLLPMAHEGLRRWGVAAEVRDRFLGVIEGRAKTGRTGAAWQVDTVRALQERGLARPQALAEMLRLYCERMHSNEPVHTWDGPA; encoded by the coding sequence GTGGGCGAAGAGGTCACGCAGACCGAATTCAGCGGTGCGCACCGGCAGCAGTACCGACGCAAGGTGCAGCTGTGCCTCGATGTCTTCGAGGACATGCTGGCTGCGGCCAGCTTCGACTTCGACCGGCCGCTGACCGGGATGGAGATCGAGTGCAACCTGGTCGACAATGAGTATCAGCCGGCCATGCGCAACGCCGATGTGCTGGCCTCCATCGCCGATCCGGCGTTCCAGACCGAATTGGGCGCCTACAACATCGAATTCAACGTCCCACCCCGCCCGCTGCCGGGCCGCTCCGCGCTGGAGCTGGAGAAGGACGTCCGCGCCAGCCTCAATGCTGCTGAGGGCAAAGCGAATTCCAGCGGCTCGCACATCGTGATGATCGGGATCCTGCCCACGTTGATGCCCGAGCATCTGTCCCAGGACTGGATGAGCGAATCCACCCGCTACCAGGCGCTCAACGACTCGATCTTCACCGCCCGCGGTGAGGACATCATGATCGACATCGCCGGGCCCGAGCCGCTGAGCGTGCAGTCGCCGTCCATCGCCCCCGAATCCGCCTGTACCAGCATGCAATTGCATCTGCAGGTCTCGCCGGGCGAGTTCGCCGACAACTGGAATGCCGCGCAGGTGCTCGCCGGCCCGCAGCTGGCCGTGGGGGCCAACAGCCCGTTCTTCTACGGCCACCAACTGTGGGCCGAGACCCGCATCGAGCTGTTCGCCCAGGCCACCGACACCCGACCGGACGAGCTCAAGACCCAGGGGGTCCGGCCGCGGGTGTGGTTCGGCGAGCGGTGGATCACCTCGATCTTCGACCTGTTCGAAGAGAACGTGCGCTACTTCCCCTCGCTGCTACCCGAACTCTCCGACGAGGATCCGGTGGCCGAACTGGCCGCCGGTCGCACCCCGTCACTGTCGGAGCTGCGCCTGCACAACGGCACGGTCTACCGCTGGAACCGCCCGGTGTACGACGTGGTGCAGGGGCGTCCCCATCTCCGGGTGGAGAACCGGGTGCTGCCAGCCGGTCCCACCGTCGTCGACATGCTGGCCAACTCGGCGTTCTACTACGGTCTGCTGCGCACCCTCTCGGAGGAGGACCGGCCGGTCTGGACGCAGCTGAGTTTCGCTGCCGCCGAAGCGAATTTCCTGTCCGCAGCCCGCGCCGGCATGCAGGCCCGGTTGTACTGGCCAGGCGAAGGCCAGGTGACCCCGGATGAGTTGATCCTGCGCCGACTGCTGCCCATGGCCCACGAGGGGTTGCGCCGTTGGGGGGTCGCAGCCGAGGTCCGTGACCGCTTCCTGGGGGTCATCGAAGGCCGCGCCAAGACCGGCCGTACCGGCGCCGCCTGGCAGGTCGACACGGTGCGAGCGCTGCAGGAACGAGGTCTGGCCCGGCCGCAGGCGCTGGCGGAGATGCTGCGGCTGTACTGCGAGCGGATGCACAGCAACGAGCCGGTGCACACCTGGGACGGTCCGGCGTAG
- a CDS encoding class I SAM-dependent methyltransferase → MERDGVSEIDWDSTYKGEAGFDGPPPWNIGEPQPELAALIAAGRIRGTVLDAGCGYAELSLALAADGYTVVGIELTPTAVAAATRAAQERGLTNATFVQDDITTFTGFDGRFDTIVDSTLFHSLPVDARDAYQQRVFAAAAPGASYFILVFAVGAFPAELEQKPNAVGEDELRQAVGKYWVIDEVRPAFIHARMPDIPGVPTMPFDRDDEGRTKVPAFLLSAHKG, encoded by the coding sequence ATGGAACGCGACGGGGTTTCCGAGATCGACTGGGACAGCACGTACAAGGGTGAGGCCGGCTTCGACGGTCCCCCGCCCTGGAACATCGGTGAACCCCAACCCGAACTCGCGGCGCTGATCGCAGCGGGCAGGATCCGCGGCACCGTGCTCGACGCCGGCTGCGGCTACGCCGAATTGTCGCTGGCCCTGGCCGCTGACGGCTACACCGTGGTCGGCATCGAACTCACCCCCACCGCGGTGGCCGCCGCCACCCGGGCCGCGCAGGAGCGCGGGCTGACGAATGCCACTTTCGTGCAGGACGACATCACCACGTTCACCGGCTTCGACGGCCGCTTCGACACCATCGTCGACAGCACCCTGTTCCATTCGCTGCCGGTGGACGCCCGCGACGCCTATCAGCAGCGGGTGTTCGCCGCGGCGGCGCCGGGAGCGTCGTACTTCATCCTGGTGTTCGCCGTCGGTGCGTTCCCCGCCGAGCTGGAGCAGAAGCCCAACGCGGTCGGCGAGGACGAGCTGCGGCAGGCCGTCGGCAAGTACTGGGTGATCGACGAGGTGCGTCCGGCTTTCATCCACGCCCGGATGCCCGACATCCCCGGCGTCCCCACAATGCCGTTCGACCGCGACGACGAGGGTCGCACCAAGGTGCCGGCGTTCCTGCTCTCGGCACACAAGGGCTGA
- a CDS encoding class I SAM-dependent methyltransferase yields MNYMSRVEIESMPRGGPDASCLDRLLETDRLEYLDRDDIDDAVKRRVIGALDWTGRVFGNHRRFAEIALAEVAEVPDPAILELGAGHGAVSALLLENHPTARLTVTDLNAESVAAMAQLADDPRVSVRQMDATAIDAPDGAFDLALFALSFHHLAPPQAAQVFAEGTRVATKLVIIDLPRPPAPLHLMRLASMLPWAPVHPFVHDGVISSLRSYSPSALRALAAHADPNIQVTLRGGITSPQVVVAHRV; encoded by the coding sequence ATGAACTACATGAGCCGTGTCGAGATCGAATCCATGCCTCGCGGCGGGCCGGACGCCTCCTGTCTGGACCGGTTGCTGGAGACTGATCGCCTGGAGTACCTGGACCGCGACGACATCGACGACGCGGTGAAACGCCGCGTCATCGGCGCCCTGGACTGGACCGGCCGCGTCTTCGGCAACCACCGGCGGTTCGCCGAGATCGCGCTGGCCGAGGTCGCCGAGGTGCCTGATCCGGCGATCCTCGAGCTGGGTGCCGGGCACGGCGCGGTGTCGGCGCTGTTGCTGGAGAACCACCCGACCGCCCGGCTGACGGTCACCGATCTGAACGCGGAGTCGGTCGCGGCCATGGCCCAGCTCGCCGACGACCCGCGGGTCAGTGTGCGTCAGATGGACGCCACCGCCATCGACGCCCCGGACGGCGCCTTCGATCTGGCGCTGTTCGCGTTGTCCTTCCACCACCTCGCGCCGCCGCAGGCCGCGCAGGTGTTCGCCGAGGGCACCCGGGTGGCCACCAAGCTGGTGATCATCGACCTGCCACGGCCACCGGCCCCGTTGCACCTGATGCGGCTGGCGAGCATGCTGCCCTGGGCGCCGGTGCACCCGTTCGTACACGACGGTGTGATCAGTTCGCTGCGCAGCTACAGCCCGTCGGCGCTGCGCGCCCTGGCCGCCCACGCCGACCCGAACATCCAGGTCACCCTGCGTGGCGGCATCACCTCACCCCAGGTGGTTGTGGCGCACAGGGTTTGA
- a CDS encoding purine-cytosine permease family protein: MTTIDQDPADEQIGRSYQIGLQIEKRGVEYIPDAERHGKPWQLGGMWSGLVLNVLTVVYGSLLVTMGLNWWQALLAIVLGNLTWLIAGLVSVAGPAAGTTTFGVSQLLFGRHGVRPVAFFNWIMMLGFEVLDLVVMVLATNALLELAGIAVSPAGQVAIVAALSVIQAVLPLLGHAAITRVLRLLAVPFAVIFVLMAVLVAGDVELADSAPGSWALFLGGIALTASGSGLGWASTAADYSRYLPAATPRWRIVTAVTLGAGVPQMLLMALGVAIAIAMPDATDPVSGLSTVFPAWLVVIYLLLVIVQMVSLNGVDLYSSGVTLQALGVRLARWQAVLVDGVLCAVVGAAVVLSGSFYQFVSNFLLFMIVWFAPWAAVFLTDMALRRGRYPRACDAVLQSFSFPGVAAQALGMVAATLCISTTLFVGPVAAALGGADLSIFAGLLVGALTYVILTTLSTKGESA; this comes from the coding sequence ATGACCACGATAGATCAGGATCCGGCCGACGAGCAGATAGGCCGCAGCTATCAGATCGGCCTGCAGATCGAGAAACGGGGCGTCGAGTACATCCCCGACGCCGAACGCCACGGCAAACCGTGGCAACTCGGCGGCATGTGGTCCGGCCTGGTGCTCAACGTCCTCACCGTGGTCTACGGCTCACTGCTGGTGACGATGGGTCTGAACTGGTGGCAGGCGCTGCTGGCCATCGTGTTGGGCAATCTGACGTGGCTCATCGCGGGCCTGGTGTCCGTGGCAGGCCCCGCGGCGGGGACGACGACGTTCGGGGTGTCCCAGCTGCTCTTCGGGCGCCACGGCGTGCGGCCGGTGGCGTTCTTCAACTGGATCATGATGCTCGGCTTCGAGGTACTCGACCTGGTGGTGATGGTCTTGGCCACCAACGCGCTGCTGGAGCTGGCGGGTATCGCGGTGTCGCCCGCCGGCCAGGTCGCGATCGTGGCCGCACTCTCGGTGATCCAGGCCGTCTTGCCGCTGCTCGGCCATGCCGCCATCACCAGAGTGCTTCGGCTGCTGGCTGTCCCGTTCGCCGTGATTTTTGTGCTGATGGCCGTGCTGGTGGCCGGGGATGTCGAACTGGCCGACAGCGCCCCCGGCTCGTGGGCGTTGTTCCTGGGCGGCATCGCGTTGACGGCCAGCGGTTCGGGCCTCGGCTGGGCGTCCACCGCGGCCGACTACTCCCGCTATCTGCCTGCCGCGACGCCGCGGTGGCGCATCGTCACCGCGGTGACGCTGGGCGCGGGTGTTCCGCAGATGCTGCTGATGGCCCTGGGGGTGGCCATCGCGATCGCCATGCCCGATGCCACCGACCCGGTGTCGGGGCTCTCGACTGTGTTCCCGGCCTGGTTGGTGGTGATCTACCTGCTGCTGGTGATCGTGCAGATGGTGTCCCTCAACGGTGTCGACCTGTACTCCTCCGGGGTCACCCTGCAGGCGCTGGGGGTGCGGCTGGCGCGGTGGCAGGCCGTGCTGGTCGACGGCGTGCTGTGCGCCGTCGTGGGTGCCGCGGTGGTGCTGTCGGGCAGCTTCTATCAATTCGTCAGCAACTTCCTTTTGTTCATGATCGTCTGGTTCGCGCCGTGGGCCGCGGTGTTCCTCACCGATATGGCCCTGCGCCGCGGCCGTTACCCGCGCGCCTGCGACGCTGTGCTGCAGAGCTTTTCGTTCCCTGGTGTGGCAGCACAGGCCCTCGGTATGGTGGCGGCAACCCTGTGCATCAGCACCACGTTGTTCGTCGGTCCGGTGGCCGCCGCGCTCGGCGGTGCTGATCTGAGCATCTTCGCCGGACTGCTCGTCGGCGCGCTCACCTACGTCATTCTGACTACCCTCTCGACAAAAGGAGAATCCGCATGA
- a CDS encoding PadR family transcriptional regulator yields the protein MNTPFTPPTGPFGGQPGPFGFGPGDRRALHEHRRGARREFRDHVREHGGPGFGPGFGREFPGFGPGFGFGPGGFGGRGGRRGASRGGRGKRGDVRAALLTLLSERPMHGYEMIQEIAARSNGLWKPSPGSVYPTLQLLEDEGLITAAETDGSKKLFELTADGRAAAEKVETAPWDEINDNADPAALNLRSATGQLFGAVAQSAHAASEEQQQRIIEILNNARREIYQILGED from the coding sequence ATGAACACCCCTTTCACTCCCCCTACCGGCCCCTTCGGCGGCCAGCCCGGCCCCTTCGGCTTCGGCCCTGGCGATCGTCGAGCGCTGCATGAGCACCGCCGCGGCGCCCGCCGCGAATTCCGCGATCACGTCCGCGAGCACGGCGGCCCCGGCTTCGGCCCGGGTTTCGGTCGCGAGTTTCCCGGGTTCGGCCCCGGCTTCGGATTCGGGCCCGGCGGTTTCGGCGGCCGCGGTGGCCGTCGCGGCGCCAGTCGCGGCGGTCGCGGCAAGCGCGGTGACGTGCGTGCGGCCCTGCTCACCCTGCTCTCCGAGCGACCCATGCACGGCTACGAGATGATCCAGGAGATCGCCGCCCGCAGCAACGGCCTGTGGAAGCCCAGCCCCGGCTCGGTGTACCCCACCCTGCAGCTGCTCGAAGACGAGGGCCTGATCACCGCCGCCGAAACTGACGGCAGCAAAAAGCTTTTCGAGCTCACCGCCGACGGGCGCGCCGCGGCGGAGAAGGTCGAGACCGCGCCGTGGGACGAGATCAACGACAACGCCGACCCGGCCGCGCTGAACCTGCGCTCGGCCACCGGCCAGCTGTTCGGAGCCGTCGCGCAGTCGGCGCACGCAGCCTCCGAGGAGCAGCAGCAGCGGATCATCGAGATCCTCAACAACGCCCGCCGCGAGATCTACCAGATCCTCGGCGAAGACTAG
- the glpK gene encoding glycerol kinase GlpK: protein MPADFVAAIDQGTTSTRAMIFDHSGTEIGRHQLEHEQILPRAGWVEHDPVEIWERTSSALTSVLNRTGLQASDLAALGITNQRETAFVWDRTTGRPYYNAIVWQDTRTDRIASALDRDGRGDVIRRVAGLPPATYFSAGKVQWILENVDGVRAAAERGDAIFGTSETWLLWNLTGGVRGGVHVTDVTNASRTMLMNLETLDWDEELLGFFGIPRSMLPEIRSSSSPEPYGTTASGIALTAALGDQQAAMVGQVCLSAGEAKNTYGTGNFLLLNTGEKIVRSSNGLLTTVCYRFGDAAPVYALEGSIAVTGSAIQWLRDQLGIISGAAQSEALARQVDDNGGVYFVPAFSGLFAPYWRSDARGAIVGLSRFNTNAHLARAALEAICYQSRDVVDAMEADSGVHLEVLKVDGGITANELCMQIQADVLGVDVVRPVVAETTALGAAYAAGLAVGFWSDPEELRANWREDKCWTPSWDEDQRAAGYAGWQKAVQRTLDWVDVE, encoded by the coding sequence ATGCCGGCCGACTTCGTTGCAGCCATTGACCAAGGCACCACCAGCACCCGCGCCATGATCTTCGACCACAGCGGCACCGAGATCGGCCGACACCAGCTCGAACACGAGCAGATCCTGCCCAGGGCGGGGTGGGTGGAACACGATCCGGTGGAGATCTGGGAGCGCACCTCCTCGGCGCTGACGTCGGTGCTCAACCGGACGGGGCTGCAGGCCTCCGATCTGGCTGCTCTCGGCATCACCAACCAGCGTGAGACGGCGTTTGTGTGGGACCGCACCACGGGACGGCCGTACTACAACGCCATCGTCTGGCAGGACACCCGCACCGACCGGATCGCCTCCGCACTCGACCGCGACGGCCGCGGTGACGTGATCCGCCGGGTCGCCGGGCTGCCGCCGGCCACCTATTTCTCGGCGGGCAAGGTGCAGTGGATCCTGGAGAACGTCGACGGGGTTCGGGCGGCAGCCGAACGCGGCGACGCGATCTTCGGGACGTCGGAGACCTGGTTGTTGTGGAACCTGACCGGCGGGGTGCGCGGAGGCGTTCACGTCACCGACGTCACCAACGCCAGCCGGACCATGTTGATGAACCTGGAGACCCTGGACTGGGACGAAGAACTGTTGGGGTTCTTCGGGATTCCTCGGTCGATGCTGCCGGAGATCCGGTCGTCGTCGTCACCGGAGCCCTATGGGACCACGGCGTCCGGCATCGCGTTGACGGCGGCCCTGGGCGATCAGCAGGCCGCCATGGTGGGTCAGGTGTGTCTGTCGGCGGGGGAGGCCAAGAACACTTACGGCACAGGCAATTTCCTGCTGCTGAACACCGGGGAGAAGATCGTCCGCTCGTCCAACGGCCTGCTGACCACCGTGTGTTACCGCTTCGGCGACGCCGCTCCGGTGTATGCGCTGGAGGGTTCGATCGCGGTGACGGGTTCGGCCATCCAGTGGTTGCGTGACCAGCTGGGCATCATCAGCGGCGCTGCCCAGAGTGAGGCCCTGGCCCGTCAGGTCGACGACAACGGTGGGGTCTATTTCGTCCCGGCGTTCTCGGGACTCTTTGCGCCGTACTGGCGTTCGGATGCCCGGGGCGCCATCGTGGGGTTGTCCCGGTTCAACACCAACGCACATCTGGCCCGGGCGGCGCTGGAGGCGATCTGCTACCAGAGTCGCGACGTGGTGGACGCCATGGAAGCCGATTCCGGGGTGCACCTGGAGGTGCTGAAGGTCGACGGCGGCATCACCGCCAACGAGTTGTGCATGCAGATCCAGGCCGATGTCCTGGGGGTGGACGTGGTGCGCCCGGTGGTGGCCGAGACGACGGCGTTGGGGGCGGCCTACGCTGCGGGCCTGGCGGTGGGGTTCTGGTCGGATCCCGAAGAGCTGCGGGCCAATTGGCGCGAAGACAAGTGCTGGACCCCGTCCTGGGACGAGGACCAGCGCGCCGCCGGGTACGCCGGGTGGCAGAAGGCCGTGCAGCGCACCCTCGATTGGGTGGACGTGGAGTGA